The region CCGGGAAGCATCAGAAGAACGAAAGCCGCTGACACAAGAAGCCATGCTGTGTCGCCTGTGTCGGGTGCGGGCGCCTCATCGGCAAATGCCGAAAAGGCAAATGCAAAAGTAGTTAATGTTAAAAGAAGTTTACGCATTTTTTTCCTCTCTGCTCACTTAGATTGAATCGTTGCCGGTTTCGCCGGTACGGATTCTGACAGCTTCGATGATATCGAGAACAAATATTTTACCATCGCCTATTTTGCCTGTTTTAGCCGCTTCAGAAATAACGCCGATTGCCTGCGCAACTATTTCATCCGGAACAACCGTTTCAAGCATGATCTTCGGCACGAAATCGATCTGATACTCTGCGCCTCTGTAAAGCTCGTGGTGGCCTTTCTGACGTCCGAAGCCCTTCACCTCGTATGTCGTCATGCCGCTGATTCCCAGCCCGTTCAGCGCCTCTTTAACGTTGTCAAGCATATGGGGCTTGACTATGGCTTTGATTAACTTCATGTTTTCCTCCGTTAGAAAAGCAGTTGTCATGTATTCAACAAAAGTTGTGCCAATTTCGACAAAACGCCCATTTTCATTGAACAGAGGCATATAACGCATGAAATGTGAAAAATACCCGAGTCGGTGTTTAAAATATATTCATTGGTGATTAATTTTTCAGCAGATTCCGGTTAAAGGTGCTATAGTTTGATATTGAATATTTTGAGGGATTTATTTGAGCTCGGAATTTAAAGATTTTGATTTGTTGGGGCATCCTGTTGCCGTGGTCGGTTCATGCTCGGAAATAGCATATTCCAACAAAGAGTTTAAAAGACTGTATCAGGCGGGGAACTTCAAAAATGCGTGCAGGAAGGATGATTCCCGCTCGCTCCATTTCTGCACCGACAAAGGAGAGATACGCTGTTACACCGCTTCTGTCGCCGAGCACGGCGAATATTCCGTCTGGTCATTTTCTGACGTAACAGCACTCA is a window of Seleniivibrio woodruffii DNA encoding:
- a CDS encoding P-II family nitrogen regulator — protein: MKLIKAIVKPHMLDNVKEALNGLGISGMTTYEVKGFGRQKGHHELYRGAEYQIDFVPKIMLETVVPDEIVAQAIGVISEAAKTGKIGDGKIFVLDIIEAVRIRTGETGNDSI